In a genomic window of Bemisia tabaci chromosome 1, PGI_BMITA_v3:
- the LOC109043135 gene encoding cobalamin trafficking protein CblD isoform X1 — protein MCEVLHMLSSNRLLKCQHHVQKFIVTNYSRRSNSKHADCFKVVGKSHPPKNDKQVNNLRLKDHPNWELLAPQGYHFYLPGSVGPAWHDASTCVNVYPQNFDFVDNSELECTVQECPLLLRKGTHELFPGIDLSVSNLTVVTLSQKRSKTRLNEADTEKLTKYFVLTAKEICSKLKKAGYWADFINPFSGLPYNGQNTRHNLYKTDERFRCLGFKISERQNCRLIEDKTNRSFFGNLFTTAPANTEHLKAILLRLGKN, from the exons ATGTGTGAAGTTTTGCAT ATGCTTTCGTCAAACAGGTTGCTGAAATGTCAGCATCATGTGCAAAAGTTTATTGTAACAAACTACTCCAGAAGAAGCAACTCTAAACATGCAGATTGTTTCAAAGTGGTTGGCAAATCGCATCCTCCGAAAAATG ACAAACAAGTGAACAATCTTCGTCTAAAAGATCATCCAAATTGGGAATTACTAGCACCTCAAGGTTACCACTTTTATCTACCTGGAAGTGTAGGACCAGCATGGCATGATGCTTCTACTTGTGTCAACGTTTACCCACAG aatttcGATTTTGTCGATAATAGTGAATTAGAATGCACAGTTCAAGAATGTCCTCTTCTACTACGGAAAG GAACCCATGAGTTATTTCCAGGGATAGATCTTAGTGTCTCAAATTTGACTGTTGTCACGTTATCCCAAAAACGCTCAAAAACAAGACTGAATGAAGCTGACACTGAGAAATTAACAAAATAT TTTGTATTAACTGCAAAAGAGATCTGTAGTAAGCTGAAAAAAGCTGGATATTGGGCAGATTTTATCAACCCCTTCTCTGGATTACCATACAATGGACAAAATACTCGTCATAACTTGTACAAAACAGATGAAAGATTCAGATGCCTtggtttcaaaatatctgaacGTCAAAACTGTCGATTGATTGAGGATAAAACTAATAGAAGTTTTTTTG GCAATCTGTTCACAACAGCTCCTGCAAATACAGAACACCTGAAAGCAATCTTGCTCCGCCTAGGCAAAAACTAG
- the LOC109043135 gene encoding cobalamin trafficking protein CblD isoform X2: protein MLSSNRLLKCQHHVQKFIVTNYSRRSNSKHADCFKVVGKSHPPKNDKQVNNLRLKDHPNWELLAPQGYHFYLPGSVGPAWHDASTCVNVYPQNFDFVDNSELECTVQECPLLLRKGTHELFPGIDLSVSNLTVVTLSQKRSKTRLNEADTEKLTKYFVLTAKEICSKLKKAGYWADFINPFSGLPYNGQNTRHNLYKTDERFRCLGFKISERQNCRLIEDKTNRSFFGNLFTTAPANTEHLKAILLRLGKN from the exons ATGCTTTCGTCAAACAGGTTGCTGAAATGTCAGCATCATGTGCAAAAGTTTATTGTAACAAACTACTCCAGAAGAAGCAACTCTAAACATGCAGATTGTTTCAAAGTGGTTGGCAAATCGCATCCTCCGAAAAATG ACAAACAAGTGAACAATCTTCGTCTAAAAGATCATCCAAATTGGGAATTACTAGCACCTCAAGGTTACCACTTTTATCTACCTGGAAGTGTAGGACCAGCATGGCATGATGCTTCTACTTGTGTCAACGTTTACCCACAG aatttcGATTTTGTCGATAATAGTGAATTAGAATGCACAGTTCAAGAATGTCCTCTTCTACTACGGAAAG GAACCCATGAGTTATTTCCAGGGATAGATCTTAGTGTCTCAAATTTGACTGTTGTCACGTTATCCCAAAAACGCTCAAAAACAAGACTGAATGAAGCTGACACTGAGAAATTAACAAAATAT TTTGTATTAACTGCAAAAGAGATCTGTAGTAAGCTGAAAAAAGCTGGATATTGGGCAGATTTTATCAACCCCTTCTCTGGATTACCATACAATGGACAAAATACTCGTCATAACTTGTACAAAACAGATGAAAGATTCAGATGCCTtggtttcaaaatatctgaacGTCAAAACTGTCGATTGATTGAGGATAAAACTAATAGAAGTTTTTTTG GCAATCTGTTCACAACAGCTCCTGCAAATACAGAACACCTGAAAGCAATCTTGCTCCGCCTAGGCAAAAACTAG